Below is a window of Clostridiales bacterium DNA.
GCCTGGAACGCCTGCAGAAGTGCGCGAAGCCCTTCGTGCCCGCGAACGTGATCCCGTTCCCGAACCTGCAGTTCACCCTGGAAGAGCTGAACACCCTGAGCAACTATGAAACCAACCTGAACGACTACGTCCGGACCAACCTGATCAAGTGGCTGCTGAAGGGCGGCGTGAGCGATGACGCCTGGACCGCCTTCCAGAACGACCTGAACGGCAAGGTGAACCTGGCCGGCATCCAGAAGGTTTACCAGGATGCCTATGACCGTTACGCAAATGCCAACAAGTAAGACAGGACGGAGGACAAGATTATGAAGAAAAGGATCGGACTGATCATTCTTTCCATGCTGCTGGTATTTGCCCTGGCATCCTGCAGCAACGCTCCCGCTCCGGCTCCCGCGCCCACCGAGGCTCCCGCCCCGGCGGAAAACGCGGCGCCCGTGATCAGTGGCGCGCAGGACCTGACCGTTGCGGCGGGGGATGAAATCGACCTGCTGGCCGGCCTCACCGCCACCGACGCGGAAGACGGCGACCTGACCGGCATGATTGCCATCGATTCCACTCCGGCCCTGGCCATCAAGAACGGCAAAGCCACCCCGGAAAACGCCGGTGATTATGAGCTGGTGTTCTCGGTAACCGACAAGGGCGAAAAGACGGCGGAAGCCTACGCCACCCTGACGGTGACCAAGAAGACAAGCGAGGAAAAGGTTTACAAGGAATTTGACTTCAGCACCGCGGCCGTGACCGACAACCGCGGATGGGAAGCCAAGATCGGCGAAGCGGCCGACGCGACGGCGGAGCTGAAGGAAGGCTCCTACGTCATTACCATCAAGAACCCCGGCAACGGCGACGGCGACGTGCAGCTGGCCAAGGCGGGCTACGCCCTGAAGGCCGCGGATTACAAAATCCTGATCTGGGCCAAGTCCACCAAGAACACCTATGCCCACATCCTCGCCAGGAATGAACAGGCGGAGGGATGGGAAACCTTCGGCGGCGCCTTCAACGTGGTCATCGGACCCGAAGTCGCGCCCCTGGAACTGAACTTTGCCTCTCCCGGCGAGGGAAGCGCGGAGCTGCTGTTCAACCTCGGCAAGATTACGCCGAATCCGGACAACGCGGCGGACACCACGCCGGAAGACTTCGTGGTGACCATCGACAAGATCGAGCTGTTTGAGATCTCCGGTGAAGAGCACGAGGTTCCGACCTACACCGCGGACTTCACGGCCAATGCGGGCGTGAAGGCGGATGCCGGAGACGGCGCGGCGGCCAGCGCGTCCTTCGCGGACGGCAAGGCGGTCGTGACCATCGACAATTATCCCACCGAGGGCGGCGTATGGAGCATCAAGGCCGACATCCTCCTGGGCGACACGAAGATCGAAAAGGGCAAGAAGTACTACTACAGCTTCAAGCTGAAGGCCGCCAACGGCCAGGGCGGTGAAGCCCTGGTGGAAAGCGACGGACGCGGCTGGGAATGCCGCGCGAACTTCAACGGCTTCAGCGCCGGCGCCGGCGAAGAAGCTGTGATCTCCTCCACGTTCACCGCGGAAGCGGACGTGGATGATCCCGTGATCCGCCTGCAGATCGGCAACCCGCCGGAAGGCGCGGCCAACAACACCATCGAGATCAGCGACGTGGTGTTCGGCAATGTGGAAGGCGACAAGGAAACCCAGAAGACCACCGATTCCTTCATGCCCTTCGGCGGAAATACCGCCAACGCGGAAAACCCCGCCACCCCGTGGGCGACCTTCAACGGAACGGATGAAGGCAACGAGCGCGGCGTCGGCGTCATCTGGGCGCAGGACGGCAGCTTCTTCTACCGCATTGACAACGGCGGCACCGTGGACTGGCACAACAAGCTGATCTGCGGTATCGGCGGCAACCCGCTGACCCTGGCCTCCGACAGCTACTACACGGTGGAAATCACCGCAAGGGCAACCCAGCCCGTATCCTGCGGCGTGTTCCTGAACCCGATGGGCGGATGGGATCCCCGGTTCTCCGAGGGCATGGACCTGACCACTGAGTTCCAGACCTTCCGCTTCTCCACCACCGATACCTTCATCACCGATATGGATTTCGAACTGCTGTTCCAGTTTGGTTCGGAAGCCCTGTCCAAGATGGGTGAAGTGACCGTGGAATTCCAGAACTTGACGATCTACCAGATGACCGTCCAGTAACAGGTAACGAACATCGGGGAGGATGGGTTGTCTCATCCTCCCTGCTTTTCGTCAGGAGGTAAACATGAACAAGAAATGGACCGCGCTGCTGTTTGCGCTTGTCCTGGCCTGCGCCGTGCTGGCCGGATGCCAGGGAAACCAGACCGCACAGCCTGCGGCTCCCGCAGCTGCCCCGGAAGCGGCTCCCGCCGCCCCGGCGGACAACGGGGAACCGTTTGCCGTGGTAGACAATGACAAGGATTTTTCAGCCCTGCGGACCCCGGGAAGCCAGGAGGCGGCATATGAGTACGGAATCTTTTTCAGGCCGGCGGTAGACGGAATCAACCAGCCGTATGTCGGCGACACGATGCCCTACTATGAGGACGGGACGTATTACGTCTATTACCTGAAGGAGGGCGGGGATTCCTACAACCACTCCATTTACCTGGCAACCACGAAGGACTTTGTGACCTATACGGAATATGACGATCCCATCCTGGAAAGCAACCGCAGCGGCGGGCAGGACGGATGGATCGGCACCGGATCGGTGGTCAAGGTCCAGGATACCTACTACCTGTTCTACACCGGACACGCCTCTTCCGACGCCTATGAGTACATGGAAAAGGTCATGGTGGCGAAGGGAACCAGCCCGGACAAGTTCGAGAAGGTCGAAGGCTGGGAGATCACCCCGCCGTCTGAGATCGGCCAGAAGCGCGACTTCCGCGACCCGCAGGCCTATTACGACGCGGAAAGCAATACCATCGTGATGACGATCACCGCCTCCCAGGGCGGCATCGCCCGGATCCTGAAGTATACCGTGAGCGCGGACCTGAAGAACGCTGCTTATGACGGAATCATCTTCACGAACAAGGTGGACAACTTCTGGAACCTGGAATGCAGCGACACCTTCAAGCTGGGTGACAAATACTATTTGACTTATTCCGCCCAGGATGATACGCTCTGGTACGCTGTTTCCGACACGCCCTACGGCCCGTACGGGGATGCGAAGCGCCTGGATGCCAAGCTGTTCTATGCCGCGAAGCATGCCGAAGGACCGGAAGGCTCCTTCATGATCGGCTGGGCCCGCCGCAGTGAATCCCCGTCGTCCACGTCGGATGTGTCCGGCTGGGCCGGGAACCTGGCCGTGCAGCAGCTGAAGCAGAAAGAGAACGGCGACCTGGCGCTGGTGCCGGTTTCCTCCATCGAGGCGCAGTTCACCAAGCGCCGCGAGCTGCGGATTCCGGAGGACAAAATCAAGATCCAGGCCGGCGCGCGCTATAACTACACGGATGTTTTCACCGCGTATGAAAGCTTCATGCTGAAGGGCAAATTCTCCTACAGCGGCAAGGGAACCTTCGGGCTCGCGTTTGACTTCAACGGCCAGGACGACAAGCAGAAGACCATCTGCCTGGAGCCGGCCACCCAGACGCTGCAGCTGCTGTTCAACGAGGGCAGCACGAAGATCACCGAGACCGCCGCGGTCCTTGAGGCCGGACGGGAATACAGCTTCACCTACATCCAGGAAGGCTCCGTCGGAATCTTCTGGCTGGAGGACGAAGCCGCCCTGACGGTCCGCGTTTACGGCGCCAGCGGGAAGCCCATCCGCCTGTTTGCGGAAAACAATACCATCGAGTTCACTGAACTGAGGGAATACACGAGGTAAACGATGAAAAAGACAGTTGAGCACAGCCTGTTGTTTGCAAGGGTATATGAACAGGTCGCCGGGGGAGATATTCCGAGGGAAAGCCGCCCGGTGTTCCACCTGACCCCGCTGACCGGATGGATGAACGATCCGAACGGTTTCTCCTATTATCACGGGCAGTATCATCTGTTCTACCAGTATAACCCGTATGACACCGAATGGGACGCCATGCACTGGGGCCACGCGGTGAGCCATGACCTGCTTCACTGGACGTACCTGCCGGCCGCGCTGGCCCCGGACGCGCCCTATGATTCCTTCGGCTGTTTCTCCGGCAGCGCGATGGAACTGCCCAACGGGAAACAGCTGCTGATGTACACCGGCGTGCGCCAGGAAGGCGGCGACAAGGGATACGAATACCAGACGCAGTGCCTGGCTGTGGGCGACGGAAAGGACTACACCAAGTATGAGAAGAACCCGGTGCTGGATACCGGCGACATTCCGGAAGGGCTGAGCCCGTACGATTTCCGGGACCCCAAAATGTGGCGGAAGCCGGAAGGCGGATTCCGCTGCGTGGTGGGCGCCCGCCGGAAGGACAAGCGCGGCGTGCTGCTGCTGTTTGACAGCGAAACCGGATTCGACTGGAAGTATGCCGGCATCCTCGCGGAAAACGACGGCCGCTTCGGCCTGATGTGGGAATGCCCGGATTTCTTCCCGCTGGACGGAAAGGACCTGATCTTTGTCAGCCCGCAGGATATGCTTCCGGAAGGGTTTGAATACCACAACGGAAACGGAACGGTCTGCCTGGTCGGGAAATTCGACGGAAAGCAGTTCACCGAGGAACACAACCAGGCGATCGACTACGGAATCGACTTCTACGCCCCGCAGACCATCCAGACCCCGGATGGACGGCGCGTGATGATCGGCTGGATGCAGAACTGGGATACCTGTAAAACCACCGGCTATGAGGAGCGCCCCTGGATCGGCCAGATGAGCATTCCGAGGGAGCTGTTCCTGAAAAACGGCCGGCTGTACCAGCAGCCGATCCGGGAACTGGCGCAGTACCGGGGCCGGAAGATCGAGTATAAGGACGTTTTGCTGGACGGGAAGAAGGAACTGAAGGGGATCGAGGGCCGCGTGGTGGAAATGGATATCACACTCCGCCCCGCGGACACGGAGAATCCCTTCCGGAAATTCACGATGCGCTTTGCGCAGAACGAGAAGTATCATTCCGACCTCAGCTTCTGGCCGTATGAATCCTGGCTGCAGATTGACCGCAAGTTCTCCGGCTCCCGCCGGGCCTACATCCACCAGCGCCGCTGCCTGGTTTCCGACCGGCAGGGCGAGATCCACCTGCATGTGGTGATGGACCGCTTCAGCGTGGAGGTGTTCATCAACGACGGGGAACAGGTGATGACGGCCACCATCCTGACCGATTCGGACGCCCGGGGAATCTCCTTCGAGACTGACGGAAAGGTCCTCATGGATATCACAAAATACACACTGTTTGATGAGGAATGAAACGGATGAAGCATTATGACGTAGCGGCTCTCGGGGAGCTGCTGATTGACTTTGCCCCGCATTCCACCAACCCCGCGGGTTATCCGGTCCTGTCCGCCAATCCCGGCGGCGCGCCGGGCAACTTCCTGGCCGCGCTGACGAAGTACGGCTGCCGGACGGCCATGGTCGGCAAGGTGGGGGATGATACCTTCGGGCGGATGCTGGTGAATACCCTGCAGGAAGCGGGAATCGACACCCGGGGGATCCGGATCGATCCGGATGTGTTTACCACGCTGGCTTTTGTTTCCCTGGATGAAAGCGGAAACCGGGACTTCAGCTTCGCGCGGAAGCCGGGGGCGGATACCTGCCTGAAACCGGAGGAAGTGGATGAGGAACTGATTGCGGACGCGAAGGTGTTCCACTTCGGAACGCTTTCCCTGACGGATGAGCCCGCGGCCTCAGCCACCCGCCGGGCCATTGAACTGGCCAAAGCCCACGGGCTGCTGATCAGCCTGGACCCGAACCTGCGCAAGCCGCTGTGGAAACGGGAAGAGGACGCAAAGGCCGCCATCGAGTGGAGCCTGAAGCAAGCGGACATCATCAAGATCAGCGATGAGGAAATCGCGTGGCTGTGGGGAATCTCCCCCGAGGAAGGCGCCGAAAAGCTGCTGAAGGAATACGGCGCTTCGCTGGTATATGCCACGCTGGGACCGAAGGGCTGCTATGCCGCGACCGCGAAGCACCGCGTAACGGTGCAGAGCCCCTCCGGCATCCGGGTGGTGGATACCACCGGCGCCGGGGATATCTTCGGCGGCAGCGCGATGAGCCAGTTCATCCGCCTGGGGAAGGCCCCCGCGGACCTGACGGAAGACGAGCTGCGGCAGATTGTCCGCTTTGCCTGCACGGCGGCGAGCCTTTCCACGCAGGTGCACGGCGGCATCACCAGCGTCCCGGACCCTGCGGCCGTGAAAGGAAAAATGAACGAATAATCGCCCGAAAGGGTAATAAGGAAGGGCACCTGAAGCCAGGTGCCCTTTCTGCAGCCTATGAACAAAGATTATTTCCACTGAACCGCTGCAACCAGTTCATCGGTGGCTTCCTCCAGGGATTTCCGGGAGAAAGCGGACAGGGAGAAGATGTAGGTTCCGCAGCTGCCGGTGATCCGGATGCTGCGCTGGAAGACGGTGATGCTGGAATTGGTGAGGCCCACCAGCATTTCCGCATCGCAGACGAGCACGGGAACGCCCCAGAGCTCCGTTTCAGCGGCTTCCGAGACCTCATAGCTTTTCATGGTGTTTCCCTTGGCCGCCTGCTGGGAACTCATAGCCGCCTCGGCATTCCGGAGCATGGTCGTGAATTCTTCCGCCGCAACCGGTTCCGTCGACGGAAGCCAGATCGCGCTGACGGCGGAGGTGGAAACTTCGCCGGTGACGGTCCGGTAGTAGACAAACAGCGGCTGCCCGACCACCTTGAAGCTGGAGTAGTCCAGCGGGACCGTCGTCTGCAGG
It encodes the following:
- a CDS encoding glycoside hydrolase family 32 protein — protein: MKKTVEHSLLFARVYEQVAGGDIPRESRPVFHLTPLTGWMNDPNGFSYYHGQYHLFYQYNPYDTEWDAMHWGHAVSHDLLHWTYLPAALAPDAPYDSFGCFSGSAMELPNGKQLLMYTGVRQEGGDKGYEYQTQCLAVGDGKDYTKYEKNPVLDTGDIPEGLSPYDFRDPKMWRKPEGGFRCVVGARRKDKRGVLLLFDSETGFDWKYAGILAENDGRFGLMWECPDFFPLDGKDLIFVSPQDMLPEGFEYHNGNGTVCLVGKFDGKQFTEEHNQAIDYGIDFYAPQTIQTPDGRRVMIGWMQNWDTCKTTGYEERPWIGQMSIPRELFLKNGRLYQQPIRELAQYRGRKIEYKDVLLDGKKELKGIEGRVVEMDITLRPADTENPFRKFTMRFAQNEKYHSDLSFWPYESWLQIDRKFSGSRRAYIHQRRCLVSDRQGEIHLHVVMDRFSVEVFINDGEQVMTATILTDSDARGISFETDGKVLMDITKYTLFDEE
- a CDS encoding carbohydrate kinase is translated as MKHYDVAALGELLIDFAPHSTNPAGYPVLSANPGGAPGNFLAALTKYGCRTAMVGKVGDDTFGRMLVNTLQEAGIDTRGIRIDPDVFTTLAFVSLDESGNRDFSFARKPGADTCLKPEEVDEELIADAKVFHFGTLSLTDEPAASATRRAIELAKAHGLLISLDPNLRKPLWKREEDAKAAIEWSLKQADIIKISDEEIAWLWGISPEEGAEKLLKEYGASLVYATLGPKGCYAATAKHRVTVQSPSGIRVVDTTGAGDIFGGSAMSQFIRLGKAPADLTEDELRQIVRFACTAASLSTQVHGGITSVPDPAAVKGKMNE